Within Actinosynnema pretiosum, the genomic segment CTCTTTCCCGTTTGGCCTGGCGAAGCCCGAGCACGCTTGTCAAGACGCCGCCGCACCGCCACGGCAGACCGCCCGAGTCATACGGCGTCTTGACGAGCGTGCTTGCCTGAAAGGAGGCCACACGGGAAAGAGGGACCCGGACCACCGCAGGGGTACAACCGGACCACAAGACCAACGGTCACCGGCCGGCAGAGCCCGTCCCCCTCTTTTTTGGAGGTCTGCCTCGCCGGCGAGGCGTGCTTGTGGCTCTTCAGCTCTTGATCGTGCCCTTCAGCTCTTGCTCTTGCCCCTCACCTCTCGCCCCACCCACTCGACCGGATCCACGCCGCCAAGTCCTGCACACCCGGCTCGATCGCCCGCACCGCCCCAATATCCGCCGCCTCCCCGCCCCCCTCCCCGCCCCCCTCCGCGAACTGCCGGAACATCACCCTGTCCAGCTCGTTCCCCAGAACGCTCAACGGCAGCGCCTCGTACCGCGACGGCAACCCGGCACGCGCACCGAACGCGGCGGCCATCTGCGCCCCCGTCAACTCGTCACCAACAACCTCAACACCCCCACCGGCCACATCCACCGCACCAACCAGGATCGCCGCGGCGACCAACCCGATGTCCTTGACCGAAACCATCTTCAACGCGACGTCGTCCGGAAGCGGCAGCCTCAGCACGACAACCCCCTCCTCCACGCTCGGCGCCATCACGGTCGCGAAGTTCTCCATGAAGGCAGCCGGCCGAACCATCGTCGCCCTCACCCCGGACCGCTTGAGGTGCTCCTCGATCCGGTGCTTCGAGTCGTGGTGCGGCACCCCCGTCTCCCCGTCCGCCCCGAACACCGAGTTGAACACCACGTGCGGCACACGCGCCGCAACCGCCGCGTCAACCAGCACGGTGCCCACCCGCACCTCCTCCTCGACCTCCTCGAGGCTGTTCGCCTCAGGGGTCATGAAGTAGAACGCCTCAACCCCCTCCAACGCGGCGACCACCGACCCCGGCTCGTCGATCCGCACGCTCACCAGCTCAACCCCCCTGGCGCCCAGCGCCCGAGCCCGATCAGACCCGGCATCGCGAACCAGGGCCCGCACCCGCGCCCCCCGAGCCAGCAGCGCGTCAACCACCGCCCCGCCCTGCTGCCCAGTCCCCCCGAAGACCGCGATCGCGCCGTTCTCCCGCGTGACCATGTCGTCCCGCCACCCCTCGTCACCCCGTGCCACGAACCCCAACCGGTTCATGCCGTGAACAACATTAGTTCACACCATGAACCTAATTCTGGCAAGGGGGCGCCCTGGAGCACCGCACCCCAACTCAGGACAGGGCGGAAGCCGGAACGTCAGCCGCTTCCACGATGGCGGCGGCAAGACGCTCAAGATCGCGCCGCCCATCCGCGTCCAGGTTCTCCGCGACCTCGGGCAACCGCGTGACCGTCTCCGCGAACACCGCCTCGGCCAGCACCTTCCCCGCGGCCGTCACACCGAGCAGGATCACCCGCCGATCCTCCTCCGACCCCACCCGGCTGACCAGGCCACGCCGCTCGGTCCGATCGACCAGCTGGCTCAACGCGTTCTTGGTCATCCCCAGCGAGGCGGCGAGGTACGTCATCCGCCGAGGCTCGTTCCTGATCGCGCACAACAACGTGGCCTGCGTGGGGGTCAGGTCGTGCTCGGCGCAGATCTGCGCGTACCTCCGCTGGATCAGGACCGAGAGCCAGAAGAGCTTGTCCCCGTACCCCACACCCACCACCCCCTTGCTCACCACCCAACCCCCAGCCTACCGACGCCACCCCCCTCCAAACGCCAAAAACCCCCGGCCATCCAGCCAGGGGCTTCCGCCGCACCACCAACCGCAAGGCGACCCAACGCCACCTCACGCCACCTCACCTCACGCCACCTCACGCCACCTCACGCCAAATCATCCCAATCCTCAGCGTGCACCGGCAGCCAAACCCTGGTCACCGTCCCATCCTCAACCCCAAAAACCTCAATAGCCCCCCCGTGCCACTCCGCGATGGCCCGAGCCAGCACCGTGCTGACCCCGGTCGACACCGCGGTCCGATCAGCCCGCCCCCACCGCCCCAACCGGGCGATCGCCGAGTACATCCGACTCCCGCTCGCCTGCAACGGCCGGGGATCGAGCACGTCCAGCACCCACCGCCCCTGCCGAACCCCCGTCGACACCGTCACCGACTCACCCTCGGTGCTGATCCCGATGGCCGCCGACAACGCGTAGTCCAGCATCGTCACCAACCGCTCCGCATCCCCGAGCACGGTCACCGCCTCCTCCTCCGAGGACACGACCAACCGAACCCCCCGATCCGAGGCCTTGTCGTCGATCCGCCGCATGACCCCGCCCAACAACGCGGTGATGTTCGCCGGACTGTGATCCGCGGTCACCGCCCCGCCTTCGAGCCTCGCCAGATCCACCAGATCCTCAACCACGCTCAACAACCGCGAGGCGTTCCGCTCGATCGCATCCGCGAGCTGCCCCTGCACCCCGCCCGAATCCTCGGACTCCTCCTTCAACAGCGCGGCCGAGGAGGCCACCACCGTCAGCGGGGTCCGCAACTCGTGGCTCATCGAGGAGACGAACTCGGTCCGCAGCGCGACCAACCGGGTCAGCTCCTCGTTCGACAGCTCCAGGACCCGCTGCGCGGCGACCCGCTCCGTCACGTCCTGCATCACCAGCAGCGCGCCGACCCGCTCGTCCCCCAACCCCACCGGCTGGTAGCTGTACTCCACAGCCCGCCCGTCGAGCAGCTCCAGCTCCCCGGTGATCTCCTCGTCGACCACCCCCTCGCTGATGATCTGCTCGACCGGGTGCCGGGTGGCCCCGATCGGCCGCAGGTGCTGCTGCAACAACGTCCCGGCCACCGCGCTCGGCGAGAAGTCGATCCCCAGCCACGACAGCGCAGCCGCGTTCGCGTGCGCCACCCGCCCCAGCTCGTCGAACTGCACCACGCCCACGTTCAGCACGTTCACCATCGTCCGCAGCCGGAACGCCTCCTCGCGGGCCCGCCGCTCCGCGGCCCCCCGCTCGGTCACGTCCACCGCGAACCCCACCACCGCGCCCACCGACGGCGAGCTCAGCATGTTCCGCAGCGTCACCCGCATCAGCCGCCACGCCCGCCCGGCCGCGCCCATCCGGACCTCGAACGTGCGCCGGGTCCCGCCGATCTGCCACACCTGCCGCACCGCGTCGGCGACCACGTCCCGGTCCTCCGGGTGCACGAACCGCATCGCCGACGCCATCTGCTCACCGGCGAGCGCGCGCGCGTCGATCCCGGTCTCGGCGGGCGCCGACACCCACTTGATCGTCCCGTCCTCCGCCAGCGCCAGCACCAGCACCGGCGAACGGCTCATCAGCGCCCGGTGGAACTCCCCGCCCCCGGCCTCGGGCGCGCCCCACGTGCTGTTGTCGATCCTGCGCAGCGTGCACGTGGTCACCAACCCGCGCTCCGGGGTCAGCTCCTGCTCCACCACCGCGTCCAGGTCGATCTCGGTCCCGTCCGCGCACCGCGCGGGCAGGTCGAACCGCAGCGGCATGGTCGCCTCGCCGGACACGACCTCCAGCTCGCTCACCAGCCCGGCGAACGCGCCGCGCACGTGCTCGGGCACCAGCAGGTCCACGATCAGCTTCCCGACCGCCTCCTCGCGCCGGTACCCCAGCAGCTCGACCGCCTCGTCGCTGAACTCCACGATCCGCGTGGCCGGGTCCGTCGTGATCCGCGCGGCCCCCGGCTCCTCGCCGTCCAGCACGCCTTCGACGCCGATGGCGCCGGTGTTGACCAGCACCGCGTCCAGGGTGCGCACGATCGCCTCCGCGGCGTGCACCACCTCGACCCGGTGCACGCCCTCGCCCGACAGCACGGCGCCGCCGTGCTGCATCCGCAGGAACACCTCGTCACCGTCGGCGGCCACGGCCTCGTGCGGGCCGCTCCAGCGGACGGAGGTGATGCCGGGCAGCGACCGCAGGGAGTCCAGCGCCTTGCGGCGGGTCCGCGTGATGGGCTGGTCGCGCCTGGTGATCTCGACGATCGTCGTGGACAGCTGATCCAGGATGTGCGCGGGCACGTTCCGCTCCTTCCGCCGCGTCGTTGCTCTCGTGCTCGACCACGGCGTCGGCCGATCGGGTGAATGCCTTAAGGCCTGCTCCCCACCTGCACCCGTGGGGTCCCAAGCGCACCCGACCCGCCACCGAACGCCCGGAGCCGATTGACTCACATCACAGGGGGCGGAGCCGTTGGGTCCGGGCACGGCGGCGGCCACCACCCGAACGGGGAGGGCCGCTCCGCGCTGTCCCGACCCCGGCACAACGACCGGGCGGGCCCGGTCCTGAGCCGGAACCGCCCGTTCCGCGGGTCACCCACCGAGCCCGCGCGGCCAGGCGTCCCGGCGCCCCGACGTCCCGGCGTCCCGCCCAGGAGGACCCATGCCAGGCCCCACCCCAGCCCCGGCCCGCCGGGGAGCGCTCGCCCCCGAGGTCTTCCGCTCCCGGCACCGCGTCATCCGGCTGATCACGTTCCTGCTGGTCCCGCTCGTGGTCGTCACCGGTCTCGCGTCCGGCACCCTGGACGGCTCGGTGCACACCGGCGACCAGTCCGCCTGGGTCGTCGCCTTCGCCGCCACCGCCCTCGCGTGCGCCGCGTTCGGCGACATCGCGCACGGCCAGCGCGGGCGCGCGGTCTGCGTGGCCATCGGCCTCGACGCCGCCGTGAGCGCGCTCGTGCAGGCCATCGGCGGCAGCACCCACCTGCACCTGGCCTACCTGGTCGCGGTCGCGCTCGTGGGCCTCTACCAGGACTGGGTGCCGCTGCTGCTGTCCGTGCTGCTGATCTTCGTGCACCACCTGGCGTTCGGCGCCCTCGCGCCCCAGCTGATCTACTCCGACGGCACCCCCCACCACCTCGCCCTGCCGCTCGCCCTGCTGCACGGCGCCCTGGTGCTCGCCATGTGCGCGGTGCAGATGGTGCACTGGCACTTCGCCCGCGCCTCCGAGGCCGCGCTGCGCCGCTCCCACGAGGAGACCCGCCGCCTCGCCCTGGTCGCCCGCCGCACCGCCGACGGCATCGTCATCACCGACGCCCACGGCGTGGTCGAGTGGGCCAACGAGGCGTTCTACCGGATGACCGGCCTGAGCCCGTCCAGGGTGGAGGGCCGCACCAGGACCGGCCTGTTCCCCGAGCCGCTGGCCCCCGAGCACGCCGCCGCGCTCGACCCGGCCACCGCGCTCGCCTCGTCGGCCGCGCGCGGCCCGGTCGGCGGCGAGCTGGAGTTCCGCACCAGCACCGCCGCGGGCAGGCCCTACTGGACCGCCATCGAGGTCCACCCGGTCACCGAGGCGGGCGTGACCAGGTTCTTCCTGGTCGAGCGGGACGTCACCGCCCGGCACGAGGCCGAGCAGGAGCTGCTGCGGGCCCGCGAGCGCGCCGAGGCGCTGACCGAGGAGCTCAGCCACGAGAAGTTCCTGCTCTCCGACGTCATCTCCTCCATCCCGCAGCTGCTCTACTGGAAGGACAACGGCGGCCGGTACCGGGGCGCGAACCAGGCCCTGCTCGACGAGCTGGGCGTCTCCGCCGCCGACGAGGTCATCGGCCGCACCGACACCGAGATCGGCCTGGTCGGGCCGCTCGCCGAGGGCATCCGCTCGGTGGAGCGGCAGATCGACGAGACCGGGCTGGCCGTCATGGACCAGCACGTCAGCCTGCCCGCCTGGGAGGGCCCGCCGCGCAGCTTCCTGCTCAGCGTGCTGCCCCAGCACGGCCCGGACGGGGCCCGCACCGGCCTCATCGGCGTCGGCGCCGACGTCAGCCGCGTCGCCGACCTGGAGCGCGCCCTCGCCCAGGCCAACCGCCTCGAGGCGCTCGGCCAGCTCGCCGCGGGCGTCGCCCACGAGATCAACACCCCGGTGCAGTTCGTCTCCGACAACACCAGCTTCCTCGCCGAGTCCTTCGGGGAGCTGCTCACCGCCGCCATCGCCACCCGCGCCCTGCTCACCGCCGCGACGGCCGCCGACGCCACCGGCTCCGCGCCCGCCGCGTTCGACCTGGAGGCCGCCGTGGCCGTGGACGCCGCGCTCGACATGGACTTCCTCACCGAGGAGGTGCCCAAGGCCATCGCCGAGTCCCAGGAGGGCCTCGGGCGGGTCGCGGGCATCGTCCGCGCGCTCAAGGACTTCTCCCACCCCGGCGCCGGGCGCGGCGCCGTCGACGTCAACCGGGCCATCGAGAGCACCGCGCACATCTCCCGCAGCGAGTGGAAGTACGAGGCCGAGCTGGACCTGGACCTGGACCCGGAGCTGGGCCTGGTGCCCTGCTACGAGAGCGAGCTCAAGCAGGTCGTGCTCAACCTGATCGTCAACGCCGCCCACGCCGTCTCCGAGCGGCGCGCCACCGCGGAGCACTCCCCGCTCGGCCGCATCACCGTCAGCACGCGCCGGGACGGGGACCAGGTCACCATCTCCGTTGCGGACAACGGCACCGGCATGGACGAGGGCACCAAGCTCCGCATCTTCGAGCCGTTCTTCACCACCAAGGAGGTCGGCAGGGGCACCGGCCAGGGCCTGAGCCTGGCCTACAACGTCGTCGTGCAGCTGCACGGCGGTCGCATCGACGTCGACACCCACCTCGGAGAGGGCACCGTGTTCACCCTGACGCTCCCCCTCGACGCCGTCCCCGCCGACGGCTCCGCACCGCAGGCGGTGTTCGCGTGAGCGCCGCGCACCGCGTCCTGTTCGTGGACGACGAGCCCCAGGTGCTGTCCGGCCTGCGCCGCTCCCTGCGCAAGCACGCCGACCGCTGGGACCTGCGCTTCGCCGAGGGCGGCAGGGCCGCGCTGGAGGTCATGGCCGCCGAACCCGTCGACGTCGTCGTCACCGACATGCTCATGCCCGGCATGACCGGCGCCGAGCTGCTCGCCGAGGTCCGCAGGCTGCACCCCACCGCCGGGCGGCTCGTGCTGTCCGGGCACGCCGACCGGGAGGCCGTGATCGCCGCGGTCGCCTCCACCCAGCAGTTCCTGTCCAAGCCGTGCGACGCGGACCGGCTCGTGCGGGCCGTCGAGCAGGTGCTGACCGTGCGCGACCTGGTGCTCGACGACCGGCTGCGGGTGGTGCTCGGCGAGGTCCAGTCCCTGCCCAAGCCGCGCTCGGTGCACCAGCGCATCCTCGACCTGACCGCGCGCGAGGACTGCGACCTGGACCAGGTGGTCGAGCTGGTCGAGAGCGACATCTCGCTGT encodes:
- a CDS encoding NmrA/HSCARG family protein, whose protein sequence is MNRLGFVARGDEGWRDDMVTRENGAIAVFGGTGQQGGAVVDALLARGARVRALVRDAGSDRARALGARGVELVSVRIDEPGSVVAALEGVEAFYFMTPEANSLEEVEEEVRVGTVLVDAAVAARVPHVVFNSVFGADGETGVPHHDSKHRIEEHLKRSGVRATMVRPAAFMENFATVMAPSVEEGVVVLRLPLPDDVALKMVSVKDIGLVAAAILVGAVDVAGGGVEVVGDELTGAQMAAAFGARAGLPSRYEALPLSVLGNELDRVMFRQFAEGGGEGGGEAADIGAVRAIEPGVQDLAAWIRSSGWGER
- a CDS encoding MarR family winged helix-turn-helix transcriptional regulator, producing MSKGVVGVGYGDKLFWLSVLIQRRYAQICAEHDLTPTQATLLCAIRNEPRRMTYLAASLGMTKNALSQLVDRTERRGLVSRVGSEEDRRVILLGVTAAGKVLAEAVFAETVTRLPEVAENLDADGRRDLERLAAAIVEAADVPASALS
- a CDS encoding PAS domain-containing sensor histidine kinase encodes the protein MPAHILDQLSTTIVEITRRDQPITRTRRKALDSLRSLPGITSVRWSGPHEAVAADGDEVFLRMQHGGAVLSGEGVHRVEVVHAAEAIVRTLDAVLVNTGAIGVEGVLDGEEPGAARITTDPATRIVEFSDEAVELLGYRREEAVGKLIVDLLVPEHVRGAFAGLVSELEVVSGEATMPLRFDLPARCADGTEIDLDAVVEQELTPERGLVTTCTLRRIDNSTWGAPEAGGGEFHRALMSRSPVLVLALAEDGTIKWVSAPAETGIDARALAGEQMASAMRFVHPEDRDVVADAVRQVWQIGGTRRTFEVRMGAAGRAWRLMRVTLRNMLSSPSVGAVVGFAVDVTERGAAERRAREEAFRLRTMVNVLNVGVVQFDELGRVAHANAAALSWLGIDFSPSAVAGTLLQQHLRPIGATRHPVEQIISEGVVDEEITGELELLDGRAVEYSYQPVGLGDERVGALLVMQDVTERVAAQRVLELSNEELTRLVALRTEFVSSMSHELRTPLTVVASSAALLKEESEDSGGVQGQLADAIERNASRLLSVVEDLVDLARLEGGAVTADHSPANITALLGGVMRRIDDKASDRGVRLVVSSEEEAVTVLGDAERLVTMLDYALSAAIGISTEGESVTVSTGVRQGRWVLDVLDPRPLQASGSRMYSAIARLGRWGRADRTAVSTGVSTVLARAIAEWHGGAIEVFGVEDGTVTRVWLPVHAEDWDDLA
- a CDS encoding sensor histidine kinase translates to MPGPTPAPARRGALAPEVFRSRHRVIRLITFLLVPLVVVTGLASGTLDGSVHTGDQSAWVVAFAATALACAAFGDIAHGQRGRAVCVAIGLDAAVSALVQAIGGSTHLHLAYLVAVALVGLYQDWVPLLLSVLLIFVHHLAFGALAPQLIYSDGTPHHLALPLALLHGALVLAMCAVQMVHWHFARASEAALRRSHEETRRLALVARRTADGIVITDAHGVVEWANEAFYRMTGLSPSRVEGRTRTGLFPEPLAPEHAAALDPATALASSAARGPVGGELEFRTSTAAGRPYWTAIEVHPVTEAGVTRFFLVERDVTARHEAEQELLRARERAEALTEELSHEKFLLSDVISSIPQLLYWKDNGGRYRGANQALLDELGVSAADEVIGRTDTEIGLVGPLAEGIRSVERQIDETGLAVMDQHVSLPAWEGPPRSFLLSVLPQHGPDGARTGLIGVGADVSRVADLERALAQANRLEALGQLAAGVAHEINTPVQFVSDNTSFLAESFGELLTAAIATRALLTAATAADATGSAPAAFDLEAAVAVDAALDMDFLTEEVPKAIAESQEGLGRVAGIVRALKDFSHPGAGRGAVDVNRAIESTAHISRSEWKYEAELDLDLDPELGLVPCYESELKQVVLNLIVNAAHAVSERRATAEHSPLGRITVSTRRDGDQVTISVADNGTGMDEGTKLRIFEPFFTTKEVGRGTGQGLSLAYNVVVQLHGGRIDVDTHLGEGTVFTLTLPLDAVPADGSAPQAVFA